The region atacaaactaaGGCCAAATCGCTTCCGGGGCGAGTGTGTTTCCACTGCACCACTGGGTGCTGATTAACACCCACCCATTATGGTAAAGAAGACCATACTGTGTatctttattcacctagttgtgtttgcgggggttgagctctgctctttcggcccgcctctctattgtcaatcaactgtttctactactccccccccaaacacacacacaccaggaagcagcccgtgacagctgactaacttccaggtacttatttactgctaggtaacaggggcatagggtgaaagaaactctgcccatcgtttctctccggcgtccgggatcgaacccgggaccacaggttcacctgtccagcgtgctgtctgctcggccaccggctccctgagGCGGTGTGTACACATCTGTGTTCCCATTATATTATTCATCACCTTTGCGCTCAACATCAGTTGGTTTGGTCAGAGGCAAACCAGTATGAGCATTGGTACTTTGAACCATGTAAAGTTAACGATGCAAGTCATGGAGACACTTTTTATAATAATTAGTATTAGCTTTAGTGTGTAAAGCTAAGTGTAAAGCAACATAGTACCCTACCTCTTCCCCTAGAATACCTACTTTTCTGTTCTTACATGCACTCATGCGCATTCCATATCAGTATCGACATCAGTTCTTAATAAAATGGTCCAATTAAGTATGATTAAAGTAAATTGTCTATTTTGTGTTTTTCTTGTACACACATTTTTCCACAGAATATAACTAAATcggatatatatttaattaaggaGAATAAGATTAATTGAGCAATGATTTGGATGTATTCAAACACTTAAATCTCTAGTAACATTGCAATTAACAATGACGAAGGTTTAACTTAACGTCTTCCGTAACACAACTGTGTGAATtgggtgtgtgggaggctggtatgTGGGCTGGGCCTGTTATGCAGACTGGGGTTGGTCTGTAGAGTGGGGTTAGTATATGGATTGGGGCTGTGATCTGGGGTGGGACTGGTTTTAGGACTGGTATGAAGGCTGGGGCTGGTATGATGGCTGGGGCTGGTGGTATGATGGCTGGGGCTGGTATGATGGCTGGGGCTGGTGGTAGGATGGCTGGGGCTTGAATGTTACTGCCGGACCGGACTGGTGGGCATACTGGGCCTCGCCATAGTACTCCACGTTGGCAGTGAAACCCTTGTGGTGGTCTGCTTCGTATTTCACCTAACGTAGaaaacatttttattattattaaactttAGCAGTTTTGAATACTGATGTTTAATATGGAGATTTTTAAGATTAGGAAGAACAATTTTATACAAAAAACGTCTCTTACCGTTTGCTTGCGTCCGTCGGGAAGGTCGACATTGTAGGAGCCACGGACGGTGTTGCCGTCGGAGTTCTCACTGTGGCCGAAGTTGGTGCCGGAGTAGTCGTCCCTAACATTGTATACGAAGTTGTGTGGCATACCCGGCTGGATCAGCATATGCATACAATACATGCTTACTACACATATTCATAAGTAATATTTATAGTATAGTTTATACTTGCACATACATACAAATGCACTCATGTATTAAATTTTATAACTATTCGATGTATTAGAATAGCAGCAAATCAGTTACCAACCTGCTTATATGGTGAATGAGTAGGGTGACGACCATAGGTAGGCGGGGGTTCGGCCACAGCCACTACCACCGCCATCAGCAGGACCACAGTCACCTGTCCCAGAAGGAAGGTTTTGTATTCTAAGTAAAATtcattatgtaccccatacctattctatgagtggtagtgaacccgagACCCATCATGTGAGTAGGTGGGAAAAAGTTAGagactgctgttgttgctgttttagattcagctactcagaaccaaagttccaagtagcacaggctatggtgagcccatagtggacttacctggtacaggagcggggctgtaactccgaTAAGTTAGAGGCACTTTGTGGGCTCAGGAACTAAAGGCTAATATATGTATTAAGCCAGTTACAGCTCTGATGAGATAGTTACAATTTTTGTTTACAGATGCATCAACAGTGAACGCTTTGTCATTTAATTTACCGTTCACGACATCTATTTAACTAAATGTTGAAAATTAGTGTTTGTCCGTAGGTCAAATATGTAATCAGTGTCTGGGCTTCTTTGTATACTTTGTTTCTTCTTCTTTTTAATATGGATTTAGCATAGAAATTTTAATTTTTTGATGGCGGACAGGAATTATTTTGATCAATTCGATTGTTAGGAGAGTAACAactaaactaatatatatatatatatatatatatatatatatatatgtatatatatatatatatatatatatatatatatatatatatatatatattataaaaggaTTCACAATCCTCTTCGTGACGGTTGTAAATATTCATAGACCTATAGCACGAACCTTAAGAGCCATGTTTAGTGTGTTGTtggatggtgagtgatggtggtgtccaGGCCGCGTCTGGCTTTATACTCACCATCCTCTCTCCTGGACCTTCCTCTCCCCTGCTCTCCATCATCAGCTGTTATAATTCTGGCAGTTGTTCATACATTGtacaaaaattatatatttagacACTGTATTCGTCATGTCGTGTGTTCTTACAATTAAACATTTCTGAATGTTTGTAAGAGCCATCGGAGCCAGATTTGTTGCATTTAAGTTATATATTAATCTAAAAATGATACCCTTCATAGCGATATTAATTCTTTTTGGTAGAGTATGTTATTGATTTAAGTTTGTGTATTGTATGGATtctacatttttttttaattcgagTTGGTGAGTAAATATATTCTTTACTGAGATTAGCTTATAATTTATCCGCCATCATCATTTTTCACTGTGTTATGAGAGGTTTTGTTCACTAGAATGACGTTACCGATTAAGTCGTAACTGACTAGAAAAAACTAAGTTTTCACATTAAAGGCACTAAGGTCAAGTTCTGGAACCACTTCCGTAAAAGAGTAGCTTAGACATGTGACGATTTGTTACCCACTTCGTCGCCTGAGAGactctgaacgaaaacacaaatATTTCACCTTTTCGTAGGAGGTTCATTTATAAACACAAAATTTATTACATATGCATTGTCTGGGAAATACGATATTAAGTGTTTTTAAATATTTGACCAAAATCTAGTGAAGACTaacaaataagttatatattcttAGTAGAATTAGTTAATTTTCACTCAGTCATAtaaattatttgtttatatatatgctTCCAGTTGTGCGTAGACCAGATCGTAAAAAAGGCAATGGTTTTGCTTAACCAGAAACGTTTGAACcttagcaacccacctaacccatcgaggCCGATGCTCAGATAACATCAATATTACGGTGCTGTAGTTTTTGCTAAAGCCCTACAATTTTGACGGATTGGCTGATTGCGTTATAATATGATGCATTAGGggagaggacaggttgggtaGAGGTACCTGTCCAGAAGGTTAAGGTAAATTTACGCTTAATTAAGGTAGTGTAACCTTCCTGGTTACAAGTTACATGTTGTGATGTCTTACACTTATGCTCCAGCGACGGATGAATGTGTACATGTTATGTTCCAGTGAGGGATGAATGTGAACATGTTTATGCTTCAGTTAGAAATGAATGTGGACATAGTTATGCTCCAGTTAGAAATGAATGTGCATTTCTATGCTCCAGCGAGGGATGAATGTGTGCATTCTTATGTATGCAGTAAATGATGAATATGCTTATATTAATGCTCTAACACATTAATGACCAATAGGATATCACAAGCTATCCCTGCAAGCATTTTACAATCTATAGTTACTATGGATGGTATGGTTAAAATATGACCTGCTGTATAAAAACGTTCACTTCGTTTACTAATAGAATTGCTGTAGAGCAAAACAAAAATTCGAAGTGTAATTATAGTTATTCTGTCATAACTTGTTAGGACTTGAATTAACCATTCAAGTCCTAACCTGTTAGGCCTGATTTAGCACATATATGTAGTAAGCCTAGGAGAAGTTTGGTTTGCTTATTGTCTTGTTTCTAGGGCCCTATAGAAAATTAATAGTACAAGAATTCAAGTAACTATGTTCAAAAATCAGTTTATAATTACTAGCGCTTTGCATGGTGATTAGATCTGGAGATGATATTTATTCACGATTACAATCTCACAATCAGCGTTGTCACAATAAAAGaggtaatgtaataaagataaaTGTAACCTTTTTCAGAACTTTAATATTCCAGTAATATGTGTATTATCTATCTGGTATCTCTTCTAAAAAAAGACTCATCCCTAGTAAATTAATACAAACAGTTCAATATAAATACCATTTAATGCATTTCACATTACTTGCGTAATTATTAATTCATAACTTAAAATGCAAATTTATAATCGTTTGTTTATGCCACATCTTTATGATGAGCTTCGGTTTATCACAGCATCATCTCACCCCTAAGATGAATCACGATTGATCACATCTTTGCACCCAAAAGATTTAAGAATCCTCGGCTcccgtgccatatatatatatatatatatatatatatatatatatatatatatatatatatatatatatatatatatatatatatataatatataatatatggatAGATGTAACCCCAATAATTTTGCCTTCGTTCTCTTTGCACTGGTTCATCTGTGTGACTAGCTGGACCTAAACGTTTTGTCTCTAGTTCCGCGATTTCCGTAAGAATTTTAAGTCTGGATCATATCTCTGCTATATTACGTTTCATTGTCGTTAGTGTGCCTCCTTCAGTCACTCTTGGTAGCTAAATCGCCTCAATTCTGAGACGCATTTTTGTACTTTGGTAATTCGTTGTATTTTCGCTATTTTTTTATTATCAATGTGGCTAATAAACCCTGATGGATCTGTTATTAATTTGTCTGAGAATGTGCTTTTataattttggggggggggaagatggaagGGGTGCTAACGGTGAAAATGATAAAGAATTACACCATTAGACAATCCATAGTTACATGGGGTCCATTATCTGAAGCTCGGCTTGGTAAGTATCTTTACGGATTCTGAATGTTAAGAACATTCATGGTTTTCATCGCCGCTGCTCTGGACATCAGCTGGTCGGGTCAGGGTCGACTGGGTCGGATCGGACCCTGTAAGAACactggtaatgtggtggaggctgactccatatacaattttaaatgtagatatgatagaaactcgtgaagctcaggaacctgtacatcagtagattgacggttgagagacgggaccaaagagccgcagcttaacccctgcaagcacaactaggtgattactggTCCATCGAACCACGTCAAGTTAACCATACAAGTCAAGGCGAACTTTTATTTATAATGTATCATTAGCTTTGTTCAGGCTCTTCCTACCTTGACTTCTAAAATACCTGCTTTCTATTCTCATACGCCTTCATGAGTATCTCATATCATTATTGACATAAGAGCTTAATAAAATAGTAGAATTCCgcataattaaataaatttatatttttgtGTATCAATTTACACATTTCGTAACagaacatgtttatatatatatatatatatatatatatatatatatatatatatatatatatatatatatatatatatatatatatatatatatatatatatatatatatgtcgtacctagtagccagaacgcacttctcagcctactttgcaaggcccgatttgcctaataagccaagttttcctgaattaatatattttctctaatttttttcttatgaactgataaagctacccatttcattatgtatgaggtcaattttattttattggaggtaaaattaatgtagatatatgaccgaacctaaccaaccctacctaacctaacctaacctatctttataagttaggttaggtaaggtagccgaaaaagttaggttaggttaggtaggttaggttgtcgaaaaaacattaattcatgaaaacttggcttattaggcaaatcgggccttgcatagtaggctgagaagtgcgttctggctactaggtacgacatatatatatatatatatatatatatatatatatatatatatatatatatatatatatatatatatatgtacctaacctaactttttcggctacctaaccgaacctatcctataaagataggttaggttaggttaggtagggctggttaggttcggtcacatatctacgttaattttaactccaatacaaaaaaattgaccgcatacataatgaaatggatagctttatcatttcataagaaaaaatttagagaaaatatattaattcaggaaaacttggcttattaggcaaatcgggccttgcataataggctgagaagtgcgttctggctactaggtacgacatatatatatatatatatatatatatatatatatatatatatatatatatatatatgtcgtacctagtagccagaactcacttctcagcctactatgcaaggcccaatttgcctaataagccaagttttcctgaattaatattttttctctaatttttttcttatgatatgataaagctacccatttcattatgtatgaggacaatttttttttattggagttaaaattaacgtagatatatgaccgaacctaaccaaccctacctaacctaacctaacctatctttataggttaggttaggttaggtagcagaaaaagttaggttaggttaggttaggtaggttaggtagtcgaaaaacaattaattcatgaaaacttggcttattaggcaaatcgggccttgcatagtaggctgacaagtgcgttctggctactaggtacgacatatatatatatatatatatatatatatatatatatatatatatatatatatatatatatataatattatttattttgaATAAGGAAAATAATATTAATAGATCAATGCTTTTGATATATTCTAACACTTAAGTCTCTAGTAACATTACAATTAACAATGACCAGGATTATTTGGGAACTTTAACATGTTCAGTATCACAGCTGTAAGTGAATTTTGATAGATATTTTGGGTGGGTGGTATTATAGCTGAAGTTAGGGTTGGTATAAAGGCTGAGGCTGTATGTGGACTGTAGCAGTTATGTGGACTGGGGTTGGGATGGGGAGTAGAACTGTAATATTAGCGCTGGTATGATGGCTGGGGCGGGTATGTTGGCTGGGATGGGTATGTTGGCTGGGATGGATATGATGGGTGGGGCGGGTATGTTGGCTGGGGTGGGTATGATGGCTGGGGCGGGTATGATGGCTGGGGCTGGTGGTATGATGGCTGGGGCTTGAATGTTACTGCCGGACCGGACTGATGGGCGTACTGGGCCTCGCCATAGTACTCCACGTTGGCAGTGAAACCCTTGTGGTGGTCTGCTTCGTATTTCACCTAACGTAGaaaacatttttattattattcttaaacAATAAGCAATTTTGAGTATTAATGTTTAATAtagagatttttaagattaagaagaacaagttaaaaaaaaaaaaaaaataatccctTACCGTCTGCTTGCGTCCGTCGGGAAGGTCGACATTGTAGGAGCCACGGACGGTGTTGCCGTCGGAGTTCTCACTGTGTCCGAAGTTGGTGCCGGAGTAGTCGTCCCTAACATTGTATGCGAAGTTGTGTGGCATACCCGGCTGGATCAGCATATGCATACAAGACGtatttaatatacatatatacataatatttatattcaTTATGTAACCTATACTCGTATATAGGAATGCACTTATGTTTTAACTGTTGGAAATATTTAATACATTAAGAATTGTAGGAAATCAGTAACCAACCTGCTTATATGGTGAATGAGTAGGGTGTTGACCGTAGGTAGGCGGGGGTTCTGCCAGAGTCGCCACCACCGCCATCAGCAGGACCACAGTCACCTGTCCCAGAGGGAAGGTTTGGTTTTATtaaagttcatttattatgtactGCATTCCCATTCTGCGAGTGGTTGTCAAAAACATTCTTATGTTGCGCGTGGTAGTGGACACAACTATTCCTATTGTGTGAGTAATATtgtacccaatactcatcctatgagtgtcaGTGGAAAGAGT is a window of Procambarus clarkii isolate CNS0578487 chromosome 41, FALCON_Pclarkii_2.0, whole genome shotgun sequence DNA encoding:
- the LOC138373201 gene encoding cuticle protein 7-like, with the translated sequence MESRGEEGPGERMVTVVLLMAVVVAVAEPPPTYGRHPTHSPYKQPGMPHNFVYNVRDDYSGTNFGHSENSDGNTVRGSYNVDLPDGRKQTVKYEADHHKGFTANVEYYGEAQYAHQSGPAVTFKPQPSYHQPQPSYQPQPSYHQPQPSYQPQPSYQS
- the LOC138373202 gene encoding cuticle protein 7-like encodes the protein MAVVATLAEPPPTYGQHPTHSPYKQPGMPHNFAYNVRDDYSGTNFGHSENSDGNTVRGSYNVDLPDGRKQTVKYEADHHKGFTANVEYYGEAQYAHQSGPAVTFKPQPSYHQPQPSYPPQPSYPPQPTYPPHPSYPSQPTYPSQPTYPPQPSYQR